The following are encoded together in the Populus trichocarpa isolate Nisqually-1 chromosome 5, P.trichocarpa_v4.1, whole genome shotgun sequence genome:
- the LOC18098442 gene encoding protein NRT1/ PTR FAMILY 4.5, translated as MPKLSGCMQGDVEGSKEDHVPLGLAGKKGRGGFRATMFVYGLVALDSMGFVANMVSLVLYFMGVMHFDIPTSANTLTNLMGSTFLLTVLGGFISDAYLNRLHTVLLFGFLEIMALVLITIQAHAKNMHPPACGKASCVEGGIEYMLYFSLGLLALGSGGVRGALPALGADQFNEKDPEEARALASYFNWMTLSTVVGAVVGVTGIVNLSMFHGWWKGFLVSTVGTFIGFVILAAGKPFYHLRQPGDSPLIRIAQVFALAIRNRRLPLPKVEELYEISDKETIAYEEKLEHTEQFRFLDKAAILPEGTQPAPWKVCSVTQVEEVKILTRMLPILGSTIIMNTCLAQLQTFSVQQGNDMYRKIGKHDFPAPSVPVIPLVFMVILIPAYEFFFVPFARKFTGHPAGITQLQRVGVGLVLSAVSMAVAGLVEVKRRDQALKGHLISLFWLSFQYGIFGIADMFTLVGLLDFFYKEAPSSMKSLSTSFTWLSLSFGYFLSTVFVNLINAVTKRITPSRQGWLHGQLLDYNNLNLFYWFLAILSCLNFVLYLYSASWYKYKPDDTESNNKPKAKDSDEGLLLAKESSGAKTDEEESEQNAANRNEEESAQETDDAEAKAPSSEQSNGTK; from the exons ATGCCTAAATTAAGTGGGTGCATGCAGGGAGATGTGGAGGGTAGCAAGGAAGATCACGTGCCCCTCGGCCTTGCAGGGAAGAAAGGGAGAGGTGGATTTAGGGCTACCATGTTTGTGTATG GCTTGGTGGCATTGGACAGCATGGGTTTCGTAGCAAACATGGTTAGCTTGGTTCTTTACTTCATGGGAGTGATGCACTTTGACATACCAACCTCAGCCAACACTCTAACAAATTTAATGGGCTCAACATTCTTGCTCACCGTTCTTGGTGGCTTCATCTCGGATGCCTACTTGAACAGACTTCATACTGTTCTACTTTTCGGCTTTCTTGAGATTATG GCTTTGGTGTTGATAACAATTCAAGCTCATGCAAAAAACATGCACCCTCCAGCATGTGGCAAGGCAAGTTGTGTGGAGGGTGGTATAGAATATATGTTGTACTTCTCGCTGGGTTTGCTAGCATTGGGTTCTGGTGGAGTTAGAGGAGCTCTACCAGCTCTTGGTGCTGACCAATTCAATGAGAAGGACCCAGAAGAAGCCAGGGCACTTGCAAGTTACTTCAATTGGATGACACTTAGCACGGTGGTTGGAGCTGTTGTTGGGGTCACGGGCATTGTTAATCTTAGTATGTTTCATGGTTGGTGGAAGGGGTTTCTGGTATCAACTGTGGGGACCTTCATTGGTTTTGTTATTCTCGCCGCCGGGAAGCCTTTCTACCACCTCCGACAACCAGGAGACAGCCCCCTTATCAGGATTGCACAG GTTTTTGCTTTGGCCATTAGAAACCGACGATTGCCATTGCCAAAGGTTGAGGAATTGTATGAGATCAGTGACAAAGAAACCATCGCTTATGAGGAAAAACTTGAGCACACTGAACAATTCAG ATTCCTAGATAAGGCTGCAATTCTTCCTGAAGGCACGCAACCAGCGCCATGGAAAGTTTGCTCTGTGACACAAGTCGAAGAAGTGAAGATCCTAACAAGAATGTTACCTATATTAGGCAGCACCATCATAATGAACACATGTTTAGCACAGCTCCAAACCTTCTCAGTACAACAAGGAAACGATATGTATCGCAAAATTGGCAAACATGATTTTCCTGCCCCATCAGTTCCAGTAATTCCACTCGTATTTATGGTCATACTCATACCTGCCTATGAGTTCTTCTTCGTTCCTTTTGCTCGGAAGTTCACTGGCCATCCGGCAGGCATCACGCAACTTCAGCGTGTGGGAGTTGGTCTAGTTCTCTCTGCCGTTTCAATGGCCGTAGCTGGTCTAGTTGAAGTAAAAAGAAGGGACCAGGCACTTAAAGGTCATCTCATAAGTCTTTTCTGGCTTTCCTTCCAATATGGAATATTCGGAATAGCAGACATGTTCACCCTCGTAGGACTATTGGATTTTTTCTACAAGGAGGCACCTTCAAGCATGAAATCACTGTCTACTTCATTCACTTGGCTTTCGTTGTCTTTCGGCTACTTCTTGAGTACTGTTTTTGTGAATCTGATAAATGCCGTCACCAAAAGAATTACACCAAGCAGACAAGGATGGTTACATGGGCAATTGTTGGACTACAACAATTTGAATCTGTTCTACTGGTTCTTAGCCATCCTCAGCTGTCTCAACTTTGTACTCTATCTCTACTCGGCCTCATGGTACAAATATAAACCGGATGACACAGAGTCTAATAACAAGCCAAAAGCGAAGGATTCGGATGAGGGATTGCTTCTTGCCAAGGAAAGTAGTGGGGCTAAGACAGATGAAGAGGAAAGTGAGCAGAATGCAGCAAATAGGAATGAAGAAGAAAGCGCACAGGAGACGGATGATGCTGAAGCAAAAGCTCCCTCTTCTGAGCAATCCAAtggaacaaaataa
- the LOC18098443 gene encoding pectin acetylesterase 12 — translation MKFFSFWAAAVAVCLFGVWVVDGFLEMNEEEIFYTEANASYYIESKAYNPNNALLVGLTLIKSAAAKGAVCLDGTLPGYHWHRGYGSGANSWLIQLEGGGWCNSVRACVYRKTTRRGSSNYMEKQLAFTGILSNKAVENPDFFNWNRVKLRYCDGASFTGDSEHKAAQLQFRGQRIWSAAMEDLMSKGMRYANQALLSGCSAGGLASILHCDEFRNFFPRKTRVKCLSDAGLFLDAVDVSGGRTLRNLYGGVVGLQGVQNNLPRICINHLDPTSCFFPQNVIGNVKTPLFILNAAYDSWQIQSSLAPPSADPAGYWSNCRKDHSKCSASQIQFLQGFRNQMLNAIKGFSRSRQNGLFINSCFAHCQSERQDTWFADNSPVLGNKPIALAVGDWYFDRSGEKAIDCPYPCDSSCHNLVFR, via the exons atgaagtttttcaGCTTCTGGGCTGCGGCTGTTGCTGTTTGTCTTTTTGGGGTATGGGTGGTGGATGGGTTCTTGGAGATGAATGAAGAAGAGATATTTTACACTGAAGCTAATGCTTCTTATTACATTGAATCTAAAGCTTATAATCCCAATAATGCTTTGTTGGTTGGCCTTACTCTTATCAAATCAGCTGCTGCTAAAGGAGCAG TCTGTTTGGATGGAACATTGCCTGGATACCATTGGCATCGCGGGTATGGTTCAGGAGCAAATAGTTGGCTTATTCAATTGGag GGAGGAGGATGGTGTAATTCTGTTAGAGCTTGTGTTTACCGAAAAACAACTCGGCGAGGCTCATCTAACTATATGGAAAAGCAGTTGGCATTCACTGGAATACTGAGCAATAAAGCTGTAGAAAATCCTG ATTTTTTCAACTGGAACAGAGTAAAACTTCGATACTGTGATGGTGCCTCTTTTACGGGGGACAGTGAACACAAG gcTGCACAACTTCAATTTAGAGGACAACGTATATGGTCAGCTGCAATGGAAGATTTAATGTCTAAGGGGATGCGCTATGCCAATCAG GCTCTTCTTTCTGGCTGCTCTGCTGGGGGTCTAGCTTCCATTTTACACTGTGATGAGTTTAGGAACTTCTTTCCGAGAAAAACTAGAGTGAAATGCCTGAGTGATGCTGGTTTATTCCTTGATGC AGTTGATGTTTCTGGTGGGCGAACGTTAAGAAACTTATATGGTGGTGTTGTGGGCTTGCAG GGGGTGCAGAATAACCTTCCACGCATATGCATCAACCACCTTGATCCAACTTCG TGCTTCTTCCCTCAAAACGTAATTGGCAATGTTAAAACCCCACTGTTCATTCTCAACGCAGCTTATGATTCATGGCAG ATCCAGTCCAGCTTAGCCCCACCATCTGCAGATCCTGCTGGCTATTGGAGTAATTGCAGAAAGGACCACTCAAAATGTTCTGCATCCCAAATCCAGTTTTtgcaag gattcagaaatcaaatgttgaatgcGATAAAAGGCTTTTCAAGGTCTAGACAGAATGGCTTGTTTATAAATTCATGTTTTGCTCATTGCCAATCAGAGAGGCAAGATACATGGTTTGCCGATAATTCCCCCGTACTTGGGAACAAG CCAATTGCACTTGCTGTTGGAGATTGGTATTTCGACCGGTCGGGCGAGAAGGCTATTGACTGCCCCTACCCCTGTGACAGCAGTTGCCACAATCTGGTTTTCAGATGA